The following proteins come from a genomic window of Nicotiana tomentosiformis chromosome 12, ASM39032v3, whole genome shotgun sequence:
- the LOC138902595 gene encoding uncharacterized protein, which translates to MGRHTVQKSAGVLELDAVSALSMQISTLTNQVNKMTLVINKQQAQPVQHVQLFCKVCGEGHTSDLSPVNPEFVYFVGNANRGQTNQYGNTYNPNWRNHPNFSWGGNQVGALPNDTEANPKASINAVSLRNGRQLEEVQSKKRKQVTFNVKPVQINIPLVGILQEVPKYAKYIKDIVANKKRLTEFETVALTEEYSSRIQSKLPQKLKDPGSFTIQISIGRHAVGRSLCDLGASINLIPLSAFRQLGLGEPRPTTVILQLADRSLAHPEGVIEDVLVQVGSFIFPANFIILDYEPD; encoded by the exons ATGGGCAGACACACAGTTCAAAAATCTGCAGGGGTTCTCGAGTTAGATGCCGTCTCGGCATTATCAATGCAGATTTCCACGTTGACCAACCAAGTCAATAAGATGACCCTAGTTATTAACAAGCAACAAGCCCAGCCAGTGCAACATGTTCAATTATTTTGTAAAGTATGTGGAGAGGGTCATACGAGTGACTTATCCCCAGTTAATCCTGAGTTTGTCTATTTTGTGGGTAATGCAAATAGGGGCCAGACAAACcagtatgggaacacttacaatcccaattggaggaaccacccaaacttctcttggggtggaaatcAAG TTGGAGCTCTTCCAAATGACACTGAGGCTAATCCTAAGGCATCTATTAATGCTGTGTCATTGAGAAATGGGAGACAATTAGAAGAAGTCCAGTCGAAAAAGAGAAAACAAGTGACCTTTAATGTGAAGCCA GTGCAAATCAATATTCCACTGGTAGGCATCCTGCAAGAAGTTCCCAAATATGCAAAATATATCAAGGACATAGTGGCAAataaaaagaggttgaccgaatTCGAGACTGTGGCACTCACTGAGGAATATAGCTCAAGAATTCAAAGCAAGCTACCCCAGAAATTGAAGGATCCGGGTAGCTTCACTATCCAAATCTCAATTGGAAGGCATGCAGTCGGGCGATCTTTGTGTGATCTTGGAGCGAGCATCAATTTGATACCGCTATCTGCGTTCAGACAGTTAGGGTTGGGTGAGCCACGCCCAACAACAGTGATCTTACAATTGGCTGATCGCTCCCTTGCTCatcctgaaggagtgattgaagatgtgttagttcaagtGGGTTCTTTCATATTCCCTGCTAATTTTATTATCTTAGACTACGAGCCTGATTAG
- the LOC138902594 gene encoding uncharacterized protein, with the protein MTMRVCDRVEVFNMYKALRLLAHYEELSMIYVVESNATSLVSYMSPIDPLERALIGDEEVSEDETVGEIEQVLNMSCNYVHGFGRFEELGRSVTLTPPKLSIEEPQKLELKPLLAHLRYAYLGNSELLPVIISSSLTIVQEEKLLRVLREHKKAIRWTITDIKRISLSFFMHKIFLEDGHRPNVEQQRRLNSIMKEVVKNEGGIVLGHRVSRSGIEVDKAKVEAVEKLPPPISVKGVQSFLGHAGFYRRFIKKFSKIATPFCRLLEKDVTFDFDDACLKEFEELKKTLVATPIIVAPYWSLPFELMCDASDHAIGAVLGQRKDKIFYSISYASKTLDDAQLNYTTTEKELLAVVWAFEKFRAYLVGTKVMNNNSTYIYARHLKESAGYNSKENKTSNEIRTASTKPDSDERATSLKMEPRD; encoded by the exons ATGACGATGAGAGTATGTGATCGAGTGGAGGTATTCAATATGTACAAAGCACTCAGATTGCTAGCCCACTATGAAGAGCTATCCATGATTTATGTAGTGGAAAGCAATGCTACATCATTGGTGTCTTATATGAGCCCCATAGATCCTCTTGAACGAGCCTTGATTGGGGATGAAGAAGTCAGTGAAGATGAGACGGTGGGCGAAATTGAGCAAGTACTTAACATGTCGTGCAATTATGTCCATGGGTTTGGGAGATTTGAGGAGTTGGGCAGGTCTGTCACTCTGACCCCTCCTAAGCTATCCATTGAAGAACCTCAAAAGCTAGAACTAAAGCCCCTTCTAGCGCATCTGCGCTATGCTTATTTAGGGAACTCTGAATTGTTGCCAGTAATTATCTCATCCAGCTTGACTATTGTACAAGAAGAAAAATTGCTCAGAGTACTGCGCGAGCATAAAAAGGCTATAAGGTGGACAATTACTGACATCAAGAGAATCAGTCTATCATTTTTCATGCATAAAATCTTTCTGGAAGATGGACACCGCCCCAATGTTGAGCAGCAAAGGAGATTAAATTCCATCATGAAAGAAGTCGTGAAGAACGAA GGAGGAATCGTGTTGGGTCACAGAGTGTCTAGGAGcggcattgaagttgataaggcgAAGGTGGAGGCGGTTGAAAAATTACCTCCACCCATTTCCGTGAAGGGTGTCCAAAGTTTCTTGGGACACGCGGGATTCTATCGGCGCTTTATTAAGAAATTTTCTAAAATTGCTACTCCTTTCTGCAGGTTGCTTGAAAAGGATGTAACTTTCGATTTTGATGACGCCTGCCTGAAGGAATTTGAAGAGCTCAAAAAGACGTTGGTAGCTACCCCCATTATTGTGGCACCGTATTGGTCCTTACCATTTGAACTTATGTGTGACGCAAGTGACCATGCTATTGGGGCAGTGCTAGGCCAGAGGAAGGACAAGATATTTTATTCCATCTCCTATGCGAGTAAGACTCTTGATGATGCACAACTGAATTACACCACCACAGAAAAGGAGTTGTTGGCCGTTGTGTGGGCCTTtgagaaatttcgggcatacttgGTGGGAACAAAAGTTATGAATAACAATAGCACATACATATACGCTCGTCATCTC